The sequence AAACAACCTGCAGGAACCATTGCCCCTCTGGGTCCCAAACATGGTACTACTGGCCACAATGAAAACATCCAAAATCCAAAAGAGAAGccagtaagtcaaaaagaaagaaCAGTCATTCCTACAAGGGATCCAAATGGCCCCTGGAGAAACTCTCAAGACTATGGAGTTAGTAAATCAAACTATAAACTGCCTCACCCTGAGGGTAACATTCTAGTCCCAAATTTTAATTCTGTTGATCAACGTGAAAACTCTTATTACCCCAGAGGAGATTCCAGAGGAACCCCAAATTCTAATGGACAAACCCAAAGCCAGAATTTGCCCAAAGGGATTATTTTAGAACCAAGAAGAATTCCATATGAATCAGAAATTAATCAGCCAGAAATAAAGCACGGTACACATCAGCCTGTGTACCCTGAGGGATCTCCTTCCCCTGCAAGGGAACGTTTTCCTGCTGGAAGAAATACTTGGAACCAACAAGAAATCTCTCCACCTTTTAAGGAAGatcctggaaggaaggaagaacacTTACCTCAACCTTCCCATGGCTCTAGAGGACGTATTTACTACACTGACTACAACCCCTATGACCGCAGGGAAAACCCACCATACTTTAGAAGTAATACCTGGGATGAAAGAAATGATCCTCCCAATACAATGGGGCAATCTGAAAATCCACACTATCCCATGAATACTCCAGATCCAAAAGAGACAATCCCTTATGAAGAAGACCCAACTGATCCAACTGGAGATGAGCCTTTCCCAGGACAAACGAGATGGGGTGTAGAGGAGTCGACCTTTAAGACAGCCCCAACAGCTAGGTATGAAGGCAAGCAATATACCTCAAACCAACCAAAGGAATACTCTCCCTATTCCTTAGATAATCTACCAAAACCCAGGGAGTATTTTCCTTATGGTGAATTTTACCCCTGGAGCCCAGATGAGAATTTTCCATCATATAATACTGCTCCCACTATACTGCTTGTGGAGAACAGGGGCTATTATCCTACTAATGCTGTTGGACAAGAAGAAAACACTATGTTTCCTTCTTGGAATTCCTGGGACCACATGATTCAAGTCCAAGGGCAGAAAGAAAGGAGGCCATATTTTACCAGAACTTTCTGGGGTCAGCCAACGAATCTACCCAAAGCCCCTGCTAGTCCACCATACCACAAGGAGAATCAGCCTTATTTCAGTAACTCCCCAACTGGGCTTCAGAAAAATCCAACATGGCATGAAGGTGAGACTTTGAATTATGGCATGCAAAGCACTAGGTTAAATTCACCAGAGGGAGGACATTTGGCTTTTCCAGACTTAATTCCTCCACATTACCCAGGAAGTCAAAAAGAAACACGTCTATTTCACCTAAGCCAGCGAGGCCCTTGCTGTGCTGGTGGCTCCATAGGGCCCAAGGACAATCCACTTGCTCTACAAGACTACACTCTATCTTTTGGTCTTGCACCAGGGGAAAACCAAGACACCAGCCCTCTCTATACAGAAGACAGTCATACTAAGCATGAAAGATATACTATTTCCCCAATAAGCATCCTACCTGGCCAAAGAAACAGCTCAGAAAAAAGACTTCCTGGAGAAAGTCAAAACCCAAGTCCTTTCAGAGATGACGTGTCCACTCTGAGGAGGAACACACCGTGTTCTATCAATAATCAATTGAGCCAAAGGGGAATTAGGCCCCTTCCTGAGGCCAGTTCCCTTCAATCAAAGAATATACCTTGCCTCAAAAGTGATCTTGAAGATGGAAACCATGTTTTGGAACAAACATTAGAAGGCAACCAGCTCAATGAAAGACCTGTTGATCTTACTCCTGAGCAGCTTGTTATGGATACACCTGACAAAGGTCCCAAGCCAGAAGGAATTCCAAGTGAAGTGCAAGGAAATGAGGGCAAaaggcagcaacgaagaccatcTACCATCCTAAAGTTACCATGTTTTGACTCCAAATTAACAAAGTATTACACCTCCAGCACTGGGACTCCATCTAGTCTTGGAAGGCAAGGCTCATTTGATGGGGATCCAATTATGCCTACTGAAATTCCTAACTCATTGGCTGAGTTAGCCACTGGGGCACAGTTTCAGAATATAAATGTAGACCCACTTAATGCAGATGATCACACTCCATTTGATCCTCTTCAAGTAGGGACCAATCCACAGGACCAGGTTCAAGACTGCTTACTACTTCAGGCCTAGAAATCATCTCCAGCAAGTATTCTCTGGGGAAGGAAAATACCTGCTATTCTACAGTGGTTTCCAGACATTTTCTCCCCCAAGACTTGATTAAGTATCTCACCTTCTTGGTGATCCTTGTTTTTCCCCACTCCAGCACAGGAGGCTGGGCCTCTGAGGTTTGCTAGAGTCAGTATTGTCACTAATTagcacagactttaaaaaaaaaaaaaaggaaggctcTGACCACCATTGCCCTGAAACTTGTAATCCACTTGTCTGGATTAGTTTCTTTGTGCTTGCtgattcttccttttcctctccaagTTCCATACTTGCAAAATTGTCTGCATTTGCAAGACAGAAAAGCAGATGAACTTGCCATTTTATGTTTGGATATCTATACATCAATATAATCCTAATGCACTGTACTTTTTACTTCCTTGTGTTGGTCTTTTTCCTGGTTAATATTCTCTTTTGCAATTTTTCTTCCACTACCTCTTTCTTCacctttatcatttccttttttaatcctCCTTCTTTATTTCTACCAACCACTCTgtgtttagctttttatttttccttccccatctttcactctctctttttatGTAGTAGGATACCTTCAACTATCACTAGTCTTTATatctaatttctcatttttttcttcttttcttctcagcTTTCTGTTCTGTTTCCCAGTGTATCACTTGTcaatctctttcttctctgactcctttcttcatctttttctctGCTATATCATTTGCATAACTTAAGACTGCATGGACATCTCACTCCCTCCTTGTGTTTACTCTAAATTccatacttatttttttcttggccCAGCCTAACCATCATTGCAGAAGATATTTTGGAAATAGTAGACACTGatacatacttttatttttaattttcatatggtCTTTACCAAGTAGACACAGCTCAGTGAGAGGAACACATTCAAAAGGAAGAATAAGGGAAAAGAGGATATTTACCCAGACCTAGTAGCCTGGGGACAAGACTTAAGAAGGTAAAGAGGGAAGGACTCCCTCTCTTCAACTGAGCATCCAGATAAAAAAAGTAGGACTTGCCATACCCCATCATCAACTCATAATCTGCAGGATCTAGAGAATATCTTTAGGGTAACGCTATCCTAATAAGAGAAATACCCAAAGGTTAATTTCTTTAGTAGTACAGTATAAGTGGTCCTACCAGTGTATTCTACTACTAACATAGACTTATTCTTCATGCCCTGGTAGAATTATTCACAGACACATTCTCTTTGTATCTTGTTTAAATAGTGTAAATTATTTTGTGAAGTAGATATTTCTATATTGCCTTGCTTAGAATACAtctaggtgttttttttgtttttattaatggcACTTTGGCCTACTCTCTGTATATTGCTTCCCAGAGAGGAAGAATTATCCAAATTATCCAGAAAGTTACCTGTTGGCTCTTAGGAGTTTATTAGGATAAAGTTTCCTGGGACAGATTTCATAAGAAGATCTCAGACCCTTGGGAAAATATGCTGAAAACTTCCTGAGAAAAGGAATCTTTCCCTTTGAGTCTTCTCAAGTCCCTGGCACAGTGTCTTGCACATAGTAGAtagccaataaatatttattgattggttTTTAAAGCTTTGAAAGCTCCCATGAAAATACCACAGTAAGCTTGTCCTGTGGGTACACCATCTGGGATGCTAAATGAGCCGCCATATTCCATAGCTTTATATACTCAGCAACATTTGCATTGTAGAATCTCAGGGTTTAGAGGTAGATTATCTAGGCCATTCCACTAGTTGCTTAAatccaccagcaccaccaccagatTTTAATCACATGTTGAAAAATTATTAACTTATTCTATCTAAAACTGTCTCTCAAGAATTATCCTCATCAAAATAAAACTGCATTGTTGTTTCACTACTTCTTTTCAAATCATTTCTTTAATCTAGACACAAATACTTTGACTGTAAAACATTCATTCACTTCAGTATTTCCTCAAAATGCATAGATCATATATTTTTTGGCAGATATGTCGACTGATCTTTATCTATGAGGCACCACAGCTTTAATTTGTCATCTGAGACCActgtaatataaaatgtaaaagcacAGTGGAACAAAAACATCTACTGAATTTGAGAATGCACAGTGAGAAAAGGGGGGAGGGAACATCTCTGTAGAAGACAACTCTTCAtctcaccaccatcatcactacCACCACAGGCATTCTTCCATAAACCCAGACACCAGGGCTGAGTttcttaaagaaattattttgtgTGTATTCCTTGCTAAGCAAAGAATCAGCTCTAAGATGAAGGTGCACACAGTGGGGATGGCAGGCCTTGCAAGTGACCCCCTCTTGTCTTGACTGCCCCCATCCCACCACCATGGCCCAATTTCTGTGCTGAGTTCCTATGTCTAGTGGTCGTCACCTCCTGATTCTAAAATAACTAGATATATCCTGGTGATGACTCATTGATaaattaaagaagaagaaaataatatctgagGATAACAAACATAGGAAATAATTCAGCAAGGCTAACAAACACTTGCTTTATAAGCTTTTCTGTCTCACAGCCTATAATAGATCTCTCTAGGGGTACCTGGCCACTGAGCCAGTTGGCCAGAGGaagacatatattttttttactttgagcaAAAAGCTAAATAGGATAATGAAATATAGGGTCGAACCACCCCTTAAACCTCAGCCTAGTAGCCATTATCACAGAAATTATTCCCTGGCTTTTTGGGTTCCCTGAACTAACATCAGTTTTAACTTTATACATCTTAAAAGAAATTTACAAGACATGACATGTGAGTTacttttatcatttgttttgaCACATCTCTGGCCTCATTTAACTGGTCTCCCTCAGTCGTGACCCTGAGGACCGTAAAGATTCATCTTGCTCTCAGGAAACCAAGCTTTATTTCTAAAAACCCAAAAGGGAACTAGAAATAAAGGACTTGAAATCAACAGCTGTCTTTCCTTCACAAAACCTCAAAGGTTTCACTGTGACTCAGGCCAAGTATCCAGCTAAAACTCAGAAGAACTGTACTTGGTAGAAAATAGGTAATCATCATTTCACAATGAGTTATAGTTCTTGGTTTGTCCACCTGTTCTTCCATGCCTCTGCACCTAATCCCTAGCCCCAAAACATCAGTCGCTGgatcttcttctctctctttgaaTTCACCACGAATAAACAGGTAACAAAACAGAATACCATGCTGATGGAGCAGAACTCTTCAAAAAAAGGAGCAAGGAGGAAACTAAGCAGTTGGTCAACACAGATATAACTGTGAAACAGATGAAGCTGCCCTCAGTGCCCCATCCCCTCCCTAGTCAAAGATCCTCTGCCATCACAGTGCTCCATGTCATCTCCCTTAGGACATGCATCCTCCATGTTTGTGCTGCATCCAAATGGGACAGTGATTT comes from Bubalus kerabau isolate K-KA32 ecotype Philippines breed swamp buffalo chromosome 7, PCC_UOA_SB_1v2, whole genome shotgun sequence and encodes:
- the ENAM gene encoding enamelin yields the protein MFEDFEKPKEEDPPKTETPATDPSVNSTVPETNSTQPGAPSPRAGQGGNDTSPAGNNGQGPNTVSNPTVQNNPVVNVSGQGVPRSQTPWRPSQTNVHENYPHPNIRYFPAGRQWRPTGTSMGNRRNGPFYRNQQIQRAPWWNSFVLEGKQAIRLGYPIYRRAYASTARGNYPNYAGNPVNFRRKPEGPSKQPAGTIAPLGPKHGTTGHNENIQNPKEKPVSQKERTVIPTRDPNGPWRNSQDYGVSKSNYKLPHPEGNILVPNFNSVDQRENSYYPRGDSRGTPNSNGQTQSQNLPKGIILEPRRIPYESEINQPEIKHGTHQPVYPEGSPSPARERFPAGRNTWNQQEISPPFKEDPGRKEEHLPQPSHGSRGRIYYTDYNPYDRRENPPYFRSNTWDERNDPPNTMGQSENPHYPMNTPDPKETIPYEEDPTDPTGDEPFPGQTRWGVEESTFKTAPTARYEGKQYTSNQPKEYSPYSLDNLPKPREYFPYGEFYPWSPDENFPSYNTAPTILLVENRGYYPTNAVGQEENTMFPSWNSWDHMIQVQGQKERRPYFTRTFWGQPTNLPKAPASPPYHKENQPYFSNSPTGLQKNPTWHEGETLNYGMQSTRLNSPEGGHLAFPDLIPPHYPGSQKETRLFHLSQRGPCCAGGSIGPKDNPLALQDYTLSFGLAPGENQDTSPLYTEDSHTKHERYTISPISILPGQRNSSEKRLPGESQNPSPFRDDVSTLRRNTPCSINNQLSQRGIRPLPEASSLQSKNIPCLKSDLEDGNHVLEQTLEGNQLNERPVDLTPEQLVMDTPDKGPKPEGIPSEVQGNEGKRQQRRPSTILKLPCFDSKLTKYYTSSTGTPSSLGRQGSFDGDPIMPTEIPNSLAELATGAQFQNINVDPLNADDHTPFDPLQVGTNPQDQVQDCLLLQA